From a single Desulfuromonas sp. genomic region:
- a CDS encoding PP2C family protein-serine/threonine phosphatase has translation MNGFNTQDVGLAREVQQLLFPKGSPLCTWCCMGVKNRMAQGLGGDYFEFITLPDGCQVVFIGDVTGHGLHASLVMALLYGFIHEATSRKCDPLHTVTEVNRFLQTFAKRSDKYDHYFTTTLFCSIIDPRTLSMHYVNAGHVAPMVRRGKSITYLAPTAQPLGFFDEPELGVKSFNFEKGDRLILYTDGITETFDDQGHIFGHGRLEKVLLAHEGDHEKFLEDLFEEIQTFSAIDPPEDDCTAIVIDLHGPFTNA, from the coding sequence ATGAACGGTTTCAACACCCAGGACGTGGGACTGGCCAGAGAGGTCCAGCAGCTGCTCTTCCCCAAGGGCTCGCCCCTGTGCACCTGGTGCTGCATGGGGGTCAAGAACCGCATGGCCCAGGGACTGGGGGGAGACTACTTCGAATTCATCACCCTTCCCGACGGCTGCCAGGTGGTGTTCATCGGCGACGTGACCGGCCACGGCCTGCACGCCTCGCTCGTCATGGCCCTGCTGTACGGCTTCATCCACGAGGCCACCTCCCGCAAGTGCGACCCCCTCCACACGGTGACAGAGGTCAACCGCTTCCTGCAGACCTTCGCCAAGCGCTCCGACAAGTACGACCACTACTTCACCACCACCCTCTTCTGCAGCATCATCGACCCCCGAACCCTGTCGATGCACTACGTCAACGCAGGCCACGTCGCGCCGATGGTGCGCCGCGGCAAGAGCATCACCTACCTCGCCCCCACCGCCCAGCCTCTCGGCTTTTTCGACGAGCCGGAACTGGGGGTCAAGTCCTTCAACTTCGAGAAGGGGGACCGCCTGATTCTCTACACCGACGGCATCACCGAAACCTTCGACGACCAGGGGCACATCTTCGGCCACGGCCGTCTGGAAAAAGTGCTCCTCGCCCACGAAGGGGACCACGAGAAATTCCTGGAGGACCTTTTCGAGGAGATCCAGACCTTCAGCGCCATCGACCCGCCGGAGGACGACTGCACCGCCATCGTGATCGACCTGCACGGCCCCTTCACAAACGCCTAG
- the glnE gene encoding bifunctional [glutamate--ammonia ligase]-adenylyl-L-tyrosine phosphorylase/[glutamate--ammonia-ligase] adenylyltransferase, with translation MGAAAPARRIADACVAGDEAALAALAEELGFAEPNKTATNLLLLHGKLPDCGVLAGTALDALAAADPDMALNNLERLCDALPTPPLAAVLESPRNRGPLLSVLGASPFLTGLLCRDPDAFRALFDGGQLYLPKDEAQMAAELREAAAESASFEELQVVLRRFKRREVLRIGSRDLCGLAPMEEVTAELSALAGACLHRACEVCGAMLRAEYGAPMIEDADGAELEEAEFTVLGMGKLGGRELNFSSDIDLIYFYSSERGQTAGLSDARGGRRNSIALHQYFCKLSELVSKAVGQVTEDGFVFRVDLRLRPEGERGEMANSLRSAEIYYESWGQSWERAALIKARPVAGSIEVGERLLKNLEPFVYRRYLDYGMLEDMKVMKGKIDRSLTREREGERNLKLGRGGIREVEFFIQALQIIFAGKNPLLRERNSLRALDLLLGEGLIGEDKHRTLREAYIFLRNTEHRIQMEQERQTHNLPARPEEMKTLARRCGFADAASFQEALEAHRGGVQEVFRDLFFTDEEQTREQVRPEVAYLFDPAADPDQVKDLLEEKGFGNPDGAYESLQLLRDPQTHLTRRGRRHLERIAPLLIQEVLDSPEPDMALANLERFLGAVRARASFFALLGENREIIKVLVSLFGTSQFLSRIFIQHPEILDALVSRAYALHHKERREMEQTLQEMLEMAGDYEESLEALRRYRNEEFLRIAMGDILGHMAQGAGARQLSNLADVCLHAAWQIARAELVPRFGLPFCGDGEEGHEAAFAIVALGKLGGRELNYHSDLDIIFVHEGEGETRPVAGADPERFRPQSNQEYFSRLAQRIISVLTLMTREGTVYQIDTRLRPSGNQGPLVTSLPAYESYHRSSAQLWERQALVKARVVAGPAAFARSIAELNCSIVYESPLPEGLAEEIRRLRQRMETEIAREDRDRFNIKTGRGGIVDVEFLAQYLQLLHGGRRSAVRGTNTLQALKALRVVGILDEADLQVLEGGYKFLRRLENKLRLVHDQSISELSGERRYLVKLARRLDYPEAPVRPDQAFLADYRRVTEQIRAVFDRFLPPSSPGEKT, from the coding sequence ATGGGCGCGGCAGCCCCCGCCCGGAGGATTGCCGATGCCTGCGTCGCGGGCGACGAGGCCGCCCTGGCCGCTCTCGCCGAAGAGCTCGGCTTCGCCGAGCCGAACAAAACGGCCACCAACCTCCTGCTGCTCCACGGCAAGCTGCCGGACTGCGGGGTCCTGGCCGGTACGGCCCTGGATGCCCTGGCGGCCGCCGACCCTGACATGGCCCTCAACAATCTGGAGCGGCTCTGCGACGCGCTGCCGACTCCGCCCCTCGCCGCCGTTCTGGAAAGCCCCCGGAACCGCGGCCCCCTTCTGTCCGTTCTGGGCGCCTCTCCCTTCTTGACCGGCCTGCTCTGCCGCGATCCCGACGCATTCCGGGCCCTCTTTGACGGGGGCCAGCTCTACCTGCCGAAGGACGAGGCGCAGATGGCCGCCGAGCTGCGCGAAGCCGCCGCAGAGTCAGCCTCCTTCGAGGAGCTTCAGGTTGTCCTGCGGCGCTTCAAGCGCCGGGAGGTTCTGCGTATCGGCAGCCGGGACCTGTGCGGCCTGGCACCGATGGAGGAGGTCACCGCCGAGCTTTCCGCTCTCGCCGGGGCCTGCCTGCACCGCGCCTGTGAGGTCTGCGGGGCTATGCTGCGCGCCGAGTACGGCGCTCCGATGATCGAGGACGCCGACGGGGCGGAGCTCGAAGAGGCCGAGTTCACCGTGCTCGGCATGGGCAAGCTCGGCGGCCGCGAACTCAACTTCTCCTCCGACATCGATCTCATCTATTTCTACTCCTCCGAGCGGGGCCAGACCGCGGGGCTGTCCGATGCCCGGGGGGGGCGCAGGAACAGCATCGCGCTCCACCAGTACTTCTGCAAGCTCTCCGAGCTGGTCTCCAAGGCGGTCGGCCAGGTCACCGAGGACGGCTTCGTCTTCCGGGTCGACCTGCGGCTGCGCCCCGAGGGGGAGCGCGGGGAGATGGCCAACTCCCTGCGCAGCGCCGAGATCTACTACGAGAGCTGGGGCCAGAGCTGGGAGCGGGCGGCATTGATCAAGGCCCGTCCGGTGGCCGGCTCGATCGAGGTCGGGGAGAGGCTGCTGAAAAATCTCGAACCCTTTGTCTACCGCAGGTACCTCGACTACGGCATGCTCGAGGACATGAAGGTGATGAAGGGAAAGATCGACCGCAGCCTGACCCGGGAGCGGGAGGGCGAGCGCAACCTCAAGCTCGGCCGCGGCGGGATCCGGGAGGTCGAGTTTTTCATCCAGGCCCTGCAGATCATTTTCGCCGGCAAGAACCCCCTCCTGCGCGAGCGCAATTCCCTGCGCGCCCTCGACCTGCTGCTGGGCGAGGGGTTGATCGGGGAGGATAAGCACCGCACCCTGCGCGAGGCCTACATCTTTCTGCGCAACACCGAGCATCGCATCCAGATGGAGCAGGAGCGGCAGACCCACAACCTGCCCGCCCGGCCCGAGGAGATGAAGACGCTGGCCCGGCGCTGCGGCTTTGCCGATGCGGCGTCCTTCCAGGAGGCCCTCGAGGCTCATCGCGGCGGCGTCCAGGAGGTATTCCGCGACCTCTTCTTTACCGACGAGGAGCAGACCCGCGAGCAGGTGCGCCCCGAGGTCGCCTACCTCTTCGACCCCGCCGCCGATCCCGACCAGGTCAAGGATCTGCTGGAGGAGAAGGGGTTCGGGAACCCCGATGGGGCCTACGAGAGCCTCCAGCTTCTGCGTGACCCCCAGACCCACCTGACCCGGCGGGGGCGGCGCCACCTGGAGCGCATCGCCCCCCTGCTGATCCAGGAGGTGCTCGACTCCCCCGAGCCCGACATGGCCCTGGCCAACCTGGAGCGCTTCCTCGGCGCGGTGCGGGCCCGGGCCTCCTTCTTCGCCCTGCTCGGCGAGAACCGGGAGATCATCAAGGTTCTCGTCTCCCTCTTCGGCACCAGCCAGTTCCTCTCCCGGATCTTTATCCAGCACCCGGAGATCCTCGACGCCCTCGTCTCGCGCGCCTACGCCCTCCACCACAAGGAGCGCCGGGAGATGGAGCAGACCCTGCAGGAGATGCTGGAGATGGCCGGCGATTACGAGGAGAGCCTCGAGGCCCTGCGCCGATATCGCAACGAGGAGTTCCTGCGCATCGCCATGGGAGACATCCTCGGTCACATGGCCCAGGGGGCGGGGGCCCGCCAGCTCTCCAACCTTGCCGACGTCTGCCTGCATGCGGCCTGGCAGATCGCCCGGGCGGAGCTCGTCCCCCGCTTCGGACTGCCCTTTTGCGGAGACGGCGAGGAGGGGCACGAGGCCGCCTTCGCCATCGTCGCCCTGGGCAAGCTTGGCGGCCGGGAGCTCAACTACCACTCGGATCTGGACATCATCTTCGTCCACGAAGGGGAAGGGGAAACCCGCCCCGTGGCAGGGGCCGACCCGGAGCGCTTCCGGCCCCAGTCCAACCAGGAGTACTTCTCCCGGCTGGCCCAGCGCATCATTTCCGTCCTCACCCTCATGACCCGGGAGGGCACCGTCTATCAGATCGACACCCGCCTGCGCCCCTCGGGCAACCAGGGCCCTCTCGTGACCAGCCTTCCGGCCTACGAAAGCTACCACCGCTCCTCGGCCCAGCTCTGGGAGCGGCAGGCCCTGGTCAAGGCCCGGGTGGTGGCGGGCCCGGCTGCCTTCGCCCGGAGCATCGCCGAGCTCAATTGCAGCATCGTCTACGAGAGCCCCCTGCCCGAGGGCCTCGCCGAGGAAATCCGCCGCCTGCGCCAGCGCATGGAGACGGAGATCGCCCGCGAGGATCGGGACCGGTTCAACATCAAGACCGGCCGCGGGGGGATCGTGGACGTGGAGTTCCTGGCCCAGTACCTTCAGCTGCTCCATGGCGGCCGCCGCTCGGCGGTGCGGGGGACCAACACCCTGCAGGCCCTCAAGGCCCTGCGGGTCGTGGGGATTCTCGACGAGGCCGATCTCCAGGTCCTGGAGGGGGGCTACAAGTTCCTGCGCCGTCTCGAGAACAAGCTGCGCCTGGTCCACGATCAATCGATCAGCGAACTTTCCGGCGAGCGCCGCTACCTGGTCAAGCTGGCCCGCAGGCTCGATTACCCCGAGGCGCCGGTTCGGCCCGACCAGGCCTTCCTCGCGGACTACCGTCGGGTCACCGAGCAGATCAGGGCGGTCTTCGACCGCTTCCTCCCCCCGTCCTCTCCCGGAGAGAAGACGTAG